The genomic DNA CTTTATCGCTTTAGATCCAGCTTCTGCTGAATATTTTCTACCAGAAGAAAATATGTATCACCTTAAATGGTCAACAGGGGATAAATTAACTCCTGGTCAGATGGTTGATTTTTGGGATAATTGGGCTAAGAAATACCCTATTGTATCAATTGAAGATGGTATGAGTGAAGATGATTGGGATGGTTGGAAATTAATGACTGAAAGATTGGGTGATAAAATTCAATTAGTAGGTGATGATTTATTTGTAACTAATACTGATAGATTATCAATGGGTATTGAAAAAGATATCGCTAACTCTATTCTAATTAAAGTGAACCAAATTGGTACATTAACAGAAACTATCAACGCTGTTAAGATGGCACAATCTAATAGTTATACTGCTGTGATGAGCCACCGATCTGGTGAAACTGAAGATACTACTATTGCTGATTTAGCTGTAGCTTTAAATACTGGTCAAATCAAGACTGGTTCTGCTAGCCGTTCTGATAGAATAGCAAAATATAACCAATTATTACGCATTGAAGAAATCTTAGGAAGTGCTGCTTATTTCCCAGGAAAAGACTTCAAATATGTGAAGTAATTAGAAAATGAACAAAAAAAATCCATCATTGAGAAATGATGGATTTTTTTTATGCTTTTTTTGAGGATGTTTAAACCGCAATATCCCCTTTTATAGTAGGATGAGCCTCATAATTAACAAGCTCAAAATCTTCAATCTTAAAGTCGAAGATGCTTTTGACTTCAGGATTGAGTTTCATGGTAGGTAGTTCTTTAGTATTACGAGTAAGTTGGAGTTTTACTTGGTCCATGTGATTATTGTAAATATGAGCATCACCTATAGTATGCACAAAATCTCCTGGCTCAAGTCCAGTAACTTGGGCTATCATCATAGTTAGAAGTGCGTAACTTGCAATATTAAATGGTACCCCTAAAAAGATATCTGCGCTGCGTTGGTAGAGTTGACAGCTCAACTTTCCATTGGCTACATAAAACTGGAAAAGTATATGACAAGGAGGCAGTGCCATCTTCGAAATCTCACTTACATTCCATGCATTTACTATATGACGCCTAGAGTCTGGATTGTTTTGAATTGAATCAATGATTTGGCTAATTTGATCAACATGTTGTCCATCGGCGCTAGGCCATGAACGCCACTGATAACCATAAATAGGACCTAGGTCACCATTTTCGTCGGCCCATTCATTCCAAATCCTCACTTTGTTTTCTTGAAGATACTTCACATTGGTATCACCTTTTAAAAACCACAATAACTCGTGAATGATAGAGCGTAGGTGCAGCTTTTTAGTGGTAGTAATCGGAAAGCCTTTAGTTAGATCGAAACGCATCTGATGTCCAAAAACACTCTTTGTTCCTGTTCCTGTTCTGTCCGTTTTCTCGGTGCCTTCCTCTAAAACTCTTTCTAGTAGGTTTAAGTATTGAATCATGTTTTGTTTTCGTCTTTATTATAAACTCTAATGTGCTATTTCACCAATTTTTTCTGGTTCATGTTTGTG from Lentimicrobium sp. L6 includes the following:
- a CDS encoding thymidylate synthase, which produces MIQYLNLLERVLEEGTEKTDRTGTGTKSVFGHQMRFDLTKGFPITTTKKLHLRSIIHELLWFLKGDTNVKYLQENKVRIWNEWADENGDLGPIYGYQWRSWPSADGQHVDQISQIIDSIQNNPDSRRHIVNAWNVSEISKMALPPCHILFQFYVANGKLSCQLYQRSADIFLGVPFNIASYALLTMMIAQVTGLEPGDFVHTIGDAHIYNNHMDQVKLQLTRNTKELPTMKLNPEVKSIFDFKIEDFELVNYEAHPTIKGDIAV